One stretch of Scophthalmus maximus strain ysfricsl-2021 chromosome 12, ASM2237912v1, whole genome shotgun sequence DNA includes these proteins:
- the scaf11 gene encoding protein SCAF11 isoform X1: MTGPGSDGQGPPDGTDAEEAERCPICLGVLAGCELAMPDSCCHVFCLRCLLTWAELQMAPSCPVDRRPFTNVYRWDGNLSCVQVPVRKQTTQLEAESCCCRNPEQNVCLKNKPARRLRRQKGERTADAKTKGLVRKCNDEDPSSLSRKKVRGTECCTWSPSPCVSLTTTSTQDIAEPVWVTEDIPYDTDFKHCKPQVQDCPWLSPAAPIPVNGTSRQSFHPSSWNHSPFPFGLCSSPFTSSSPFGRGHFVFEGVVCAITCPKGGEKRGSRASTSKAPTKEAESLPTRRSGRNSKTQEETPASDPSPPPQSSSSDSDSSTNQSAKPAKTSQAPVKRKGKHVTNRKAGGKRKASTRKKRSPEPVSSPAASDEEEEADRGDNHEKEEEEEEDKSDQEPDTNISEQQQSDGEGSLNADQDGLTSADVQRSAESLSNEIGQDSDENQEPHDEHEDEEKQDVGDDDPSFPSDLAADSPGSCSEGYQSKKGEDEPASPVSSGDHDSEKRASPSPSDSHKALIEDLMSPHSDEQTEQDDEMEISESDEGNGKESCKEAKTDSCENLAQPGSPPAEEAEDDVAEPETTAFEESDIKKFGSDEPSLVHNSGEGTKEGSPSKDDTNVVPMDCSSPMSEQGNSAILELPKESADPAAAGTPPSESQVAKDESGKDQGQREKSQERRNGRQRRSRFHSPTSTWRDSKREPSRRSRSRERDGSPPSRSRERDGSPPSRSRERDGSPPSRSRERDGSPPSRSRERDGSPPSRSRERDGSPPSRSRERDGSPPSSHSSRARSRERDRDRDGERDYSRRERSRERRRRRSRSRSKSRSRSRSRSRSRTRSHRRGPSPEWPTSREQSPQRKERRGGWRSGQGSSSGGEGRRFQGGACRSENGVPTEGSPERQGWSENPDWVTEKTREAEGKKDFGFSGGSRWEDRNRGETRGRGGFERGRGAGRGGGHRSLYNQQEETSDNRWQSRNSFSGTGNNSGNDAYSRYNENRGGGRRKDSEQGDSMHDRSGWSSASSWAVRRTLPADVQDYYSKRERGGPGGWNRVEEEQQQQPGSADPPKSDAPPQTVPGNAPVPVMNAIPPQLNVLHHHYPMQGPRGALPVSLQPAAPYGMPPQVPAHLHPAVPLLQVPAVGAQGLPPPPPPPPPMQQGNQTAAAHPDGHMTQMASTMMGYGKSALLPTPTKAGVVSATQGQPAPSQVLPSSTTQPGYNRAHADSSKKEKKIQIQERAVNEVKNAIKPYYQKKEITKDEYKEIVRKAVEKVCHSKSGEVNSSKVANLVKAYVDKYKHARKK, from the exons ATGACTGGACCTGGAAGTG ACGGCCAGGGTCCGCCTGATGGAACGGATgctgaggaggcagagaggtgTCCAATCTGCTTGGGTGTCCTGGCTGGATGCGAGCTTGCCATGCCAGACAGCTGCTGCCATGTCTTCTGCCTCAGATGCCTCCTTACATGGGCAGag TTACAGATGGCTCCTTCTTGCCCGGTGGACAGAAGACCTTTCACTAATGTTTACAGATGGGACGGCAATCTGAGCTGTGTGCAG gTTCCTGTGAGGAAGCAAACAACTCAACTTGAAGCTGAGAGTTGCTGCTGTAGAAACCCCGAACAAAATGTCTGTCTCAA AAATAAGCCCGCAAGAAGATTGAGACGGCAAAAGGGGGAGAGGACGGCAGACGCCAAAACAAAAGGACTCGTAAGGAAAT GTAACGACGAGGACCCCTCCTCACTGAGCAGAAAAAAG GTGAGAGGAACAGAGTGCTGCACTTGGTCACCGTCTCCCTGCGTCTCATTAACAACCACATCAACACAAGACAT TGCAGAGCCTGTTTGGGTGACAGAGGACATACCTTACGACACTGATTTCAAACACTGCAAACCCCAGGTGCAAGACTGTCCGTGgctgtctcctgctgctcccaTCCCCGTTAATGGCACCTCAAG GCAGAGTTTCCACCCCTCTAGTTGGAACCACAGTCCATTTCCATTTGGACTCTGCTCATCTCCCTTTACCTCCAGCTCACCGTTTGGTCGTGGACATTTTG TGTTTGAGGGGGTTGTCTGCGCCATCACCTGTCccaaaggaggagagaagagaggcagcagagcCTCAACCTCCAAAGCGCCCACCAAAGAGGCGGAGTCTCTACCAACCAGGCGATCAGGACGCAACAGTAAAACCCAGGAAGAGACTCCAGCGTCTGACCCCTCACCACCGCCTCAGTCCAGTTCATCAGACTCCGACTCGTCCACCAACCAGTCCGCCAAGCCGGCCAAGACTTCTCAGGCGCCAGTTAAGAGGAAGGGCAAACACGTGACAAACCGAAAGGCTGGCGGCAAGCGGAAAGcctcaacaagaaaaaaacgcTCTCCTGAACCCGTTAGCAGCCCAGCAGCAagtgacgaggaggaagaggcagacagaggTGACAACcacgagaaggaggaggaggaagaagaagacaaaagtgATCAAGAGCCGGATACAAACATAtccgagcagcagcagtctgatGGTGAAGGGAGCCTCAATGCAGACCAGGACGGTTTAACCTCTGCTGACGTGCAAAGAAGTGCAGAATCTCTGAGTAACGAAATTGGACAGGACAGTGATGAGAACCAAGAACCACATGACgaacatgaagatgaagagaagcaGGATGTGGGAGATGATGACCCGTCTTTTCCCTCAGACTTGGCTGCTGACAGCCCTGGTTCCTGCTCTGAGGGCTACCAGAGCAAGAAAGGAGAGGACGAGCCAGCCAGCCCCGTTTCCTCTGGAGACCATGACTCTGAGAAAAGGGCTTCTCCGTCACCCTCTGACTCTCACAAAGCTCTGATTGAAGACCTGATGTCTCCGCACTCTGatgagcaaacagagcaggatGATGAAATGGAGATTTCAGAGTCGGACGAAGGTAACGGTAAAGAATCTTGCAAGGAAGCGAAGACTGACTCATGTGAGAACTTGGCACAACCCGGCTCACCCCCTGCTGAAGAGGCGGAGGACGATGTGGCTGAACCAGAAACAACAGCTTTTGAGGAATCTGATATAAAAAAGTTTGGATCAGATGAGCCCTCATTAGTTCATAATTCGGGGGAAGGAACCAAGGAGGGCAGTCCATCCAAGGATGACACAAATGTTGTCCCCATGGACTGCAGTTCGCCCATGAGTGAGCAAGGCAACAGTGCCATTTTGGAACTGCCGAAGGAGAGCGCCgacccagctgctgcaggaaccCCTCCTTCTGAAAGCCAAGTTGCTAAGGACGAGAGCGGCAAGGACCAAgggcagagggaaaagagcCAAGAGAGGAGAAACGGCAGGCAGCGGCGCTCTCGCTTCCACTCCCCAACCTCCACCTGGAGGGACTCCAAGCGAGAACCATCCAGGCGCTCGCGGTCTAGAGAGCGCGATGGCAGCCCGCCCTCGCGGTCTAGAGAGCGCGATGGCAGCCCACCCTCGCGGTCTAGAGAGCGCGATGGCAGCCCACCCTCAAGGTCTAGAGAGCGCGATGGCAGCCCACCCTCGCGGTCTAGAGAGCGCGATGGCAGCCCACCCTCAAGGTCTAGAGAGCGCGATGGCAGCCCACCCTCAAGGTCTAGAGAGCGCGATGGCAGCCCTCCCTCTAGCCACTCTTCCCGAGCTcgcagcagagaaagagacagggaCCGGGACGGCGAGAGAGACTATTCTAGGAGGGAGCGTAGTcgtgagaggaggagacggcggTCGAGGAGTCGTTCCAAATCCAGGTCCCGCTCTCGGTCCAGGTCTCGATCCAGAACAAGGTCTCACAGACGGGGTCCCAGCCCCGAATGGCCAACTTCTAGAGAGCAATCTCCGCAGAGGAAGGAGCGCAGAGGGGGATGGAGGTCGGGGCAGGGTAGCAGTTCTGGTGGTGAGGGACGAAGGTTTCAGGGAGGCGCTTGCCGCTCTGAAAATGGTGTGCCTACAGAAGGTTCCCCTGAACGCCAAGGCTGGTCGGAGAATCCTGACTGGGTTACAGAAAAGACTCGTGAAGCCGAGGGCAAGAAAGACTTTGGCTTCAGTGGCGGCTCTCGCTGGGAAGACAGGAACAGGGGGGAGACACGGGGTCGTGGAGGGTTTGAACGTGGCCGAGGCGCCGGGCGGGGCGGTGGCCACCGCAGCCTCTACAATCAGCAGGAGGAAACGTCTGACAACCGCTGGCAGTCCAGAAACAGCTTCTCAGGTACAGGCAACAATTCAGGGAACGACGCATACAGCCGCTACAATGAAAACCGGGGTGGTGGCCGGAGGAAAGACTCTGAGCAGGGCGACTCGATGCACGATCGGTCAGGATGGTCATCCGCATCCAGCTGGGCTGTCAGGAGGACGCTACCTGCTGACGTTCAGGACTACTActcaaagagggagagaggaggaccaggaggctGGAACCGAGtcgaggaggagcagcagcaacagccaGGATCAGCAG ATCCCCCCAAAAGTGATGCACCTCCCCAGACGGTCCCAGGTAATGCCCCGGTGCCTGTGATGAACGCGATTCCTCCTCAGCTAAATGTTCTTCACCATCACTACCCAATGCAGGGCCCGCGAGGAGCCCTGCCCGTCAGCCTGCAGCCTGCGGCACCGTATGGCATGCCGCCTCAGGTCCCCGCGCACCTCCACCCTGCCGTGCCACTGCTTCAGGTGCCCGCTGTCGGTGCTCAGggcctcccgcctcctcccccgccgCCCCCACCCATGCAGCAAGGCAACCAGACGGCAGCAGCTCACCCTGATGGCCACATGACTCAG ATGGCGAGTACCATGATGGGTTATGGGAAATCTGCCCTGCTTCCCACCCCTACCAAAGCTGGCGTAGTCTCAGCGACCCAGGGACAGCCAGCACCCAGCCAGGTGCTCCCATCCTCCACAACTCAGCCTGGCTATAACAGGGCTCACGCCGACagctccaaaaaagaaaag AAAATACAGATCCAAGAGAGAGCTGTAAATGAAGTGAAGAATGCCATTAAACCTTATTACCAAAAGAAGGAAATCACCAAGGACGAGTACAAGGAGATAGTCCGCAAAGCAGTGGAGAAG GTGTGCCACAGCAAGAGCGGCGAGGTGAACTCCAGCAAGGTGGCCAACCTGGTGAAGGCCTACgtggacaaatacaaacacGCCCGCAAGAAGTGA
- the scaf11 gene encoding protein SCAF11 isoform X2 — MTGPGSDGQGPPDGTDAEEAERCPICLGVLAGCELAMPDSCCHVFCLRCLLTWAEMAPSCPVDRRPFTNVYRWDGNLSCVQVPVRKQTTQLEAESCCCRNPEQNVCLKNKPARRLRRQKGERTADAKTKGLVRKCNDEDPSSLSRKKVRGTECCTWSPSPCVSLTTTSTQDIAEPVWVTEDIPYDTDFKHCKPQVQDCPWLSPAAPIPVNGTSRQSFHPSSWNHSPFPFGLCSSPFTSSSPFGRGHFVFEGVVCAITCPKGGEKRGSRASTSKAPTKEAESLPTRRSGRNSKTQEETPASDPSPPPQSSSSDSDSSTNQSAKPAKTSQAPVKRKGKHVTNRKAGGKRKASTRKKRSPEPVSSPAASDEEEEADRGDNHEKEEEEEEDKSDQEPDTNISEQQQSDGEGSLNADQDGLTSADVQRSAESLSNEIGQDSDENQEPHDEHEDEEKQDVGDDDPSFPSDLAADSPGSCSEGYQSKKGEDEPASPVSSGDHDSEKRASPSPSDSHKALIEDLMSPHSDEQTEQDDEMEISESDEGNGKESCKEAKTDSCENLAQPGSPPAEEAEDDVAEPETTAFEESDIKKFGSDEPSLVHNSGEGTKEGSPSKDDTNVVPMDCSSPMSEQGNSAILELPKESADPAAAGTPPSESQVAKDESGKDQGQREKSQERRNGRQRRSRFHSPTSTWRDSKREPSRRSRSRERDGSPPSRSRERDGSPPSRSRERDGSPPSRSRERDGSPPSRSRERDGSPPSRSRERDGSPPSRSRERDGSPPSSHSSRARSRERDRDRDGERDYSRRERSRERRRRRSRSRSKSRSRSRSRSRSRTRSHRRGPSPEWPTSREQSPQRKERRGGWRSGQGSSSGGEGRRFQGGACRSENGVPTEGSPERQGWSENPDWVTEKTREAEGKKDFGFSGGSRWEDRNRGETRGRGGFERGRGAGRGGGHRSLYNQQEETSDNRWQSRNSFSGTGNNSGNDAYSRYNENRGGGRRKDSEQGDSMHDRSGWSSASSWAVRRTLPADVQDYYSKRERGGPGGWNRVEEEQQQQPGSADPPKSDAPPQTVPGNAPVPVMNAIPPQLNVLHHHYPMQGPRGALPVSLQPAAPYGMPPQVPAHLHPAVPLLQVPAVGAQGLPPPPPPPPPMQQGNQTAAAHPDGHMTQMASTMMGYGKSALLPTPTKAGVVSATQGQPAPSQVLPSSTTQPGYNRAHADSSKKEKKIQIQERAVNEVKNAIKPYYQKKEITKDEYKEIVRKAVEKVCHSKSGEVNSSKVANLVKAYVDKYKHARKK, encoded by the exons ATGACTGGACCTGGAAGTG ACGGCCAGGGTCCGCCTGATGGAACGGATgctgaggaggcagagaggtgTCCAATCTGCTTGGGTGTCCTGGCTGGATGCGAGCTTGCCATGCCAGACAGCTGCTGCCATGTCTTCTGCCTCAGATGCCTCCTTACATGGGCAGag ATGGCTCCTTCTTGCCCGGTGGACAGAAGACCTTTCACTAATGTTTACAGATGGGACGGCAATCTGAGCTGTGTGCAG gTTCCTGTGAGGAAGCAAACAACTCAACTTGAAGCTGAGAGTTGCTGCTGTAGAAACCCCGAACAAAATGTCTGTCTCAA AAATAAGCCCGCAAGAAGATTGAGACGGCAAAAGGGGGAGAGGACGGCAGACGCCAAAACAAAAGGACTCGTAAGGAAAT GTAACGACGAGGACCCCTCCTCACTGAGCAGAAAAAAG GTGAGAGGAACAGAGTGCTGCACTTGGTCACCGTCTCCCTGCGTCTCATTAACAACCACATCAACACAAGACAT TGCAGAGCCTGTTTGGGTGACAGAGGACATACCTTACGACACTGATTTCAAACACTGCAAACCCCAGGTGCAAGACTGTCCGTGgctgtctcctgctgctcccaTCCCCGTTAATGGCACCTCAAG GCAGAGTTTCCACCCCTCTAGTTGGAACCACAGTCCATTTCCATTTGGACTCTGCTCATCTCCCTTTACCTCCAGCTCACCGTTTGGTCGTGGACATTTTG TGTTTGAGGGGGTTGTCTGCGCCATCACCTGTCccaaaggaggagagaagagaggcagcagagcCTCAACCTCCAAAGCGCCCACCAAAGAGGCGGAGTCTCTACCAACCAGGCGATCAGGACGCAACAGTAAAACCCAGGAAGAGACTCCAGCGTCTGACCCCTCACCACCGCCTCAGTCCAGTTCATCAGACTCCGACTCGTCCACCAACCAGTCCGCCAAGCCGGCCAAGACTTCTCAGGCGCCAGTTAAGAGGAAGGGCAAACACGTGACAAACCGAAAGGCTGGCGGCAAGCGGAAAGcctcaacaagaaaaaaacgcTCTCCTGAACCCGTTAGCAGCCCAGCAGCAagtgacgaggaggaagaggcagacagaggTGACAACcacgagaaggaggaggaggaagaagaagacaaaagtgATCAAGAGCCGGATACAAACATAtccgagcagcagcagtctgatGGTGAAGGGAGCCTCAATGCAGACCAGGACGGTTTAACCTCTGCTGACGTGCAAAGAAGTGCAGAATCTCTGAGTAACGAAATTGGACAGGACAGTGATGAGAACCAAGAACCACATGACgaacatgaagatgaagagaagcaGGATGTGGGAGATGATGACCCGTCTTTTCCCTCAGACTTGGCTGCTGACAGCCCTGGTTCCTGCTCTGAGGGCTACCAGAGCAAGAAAGGAGAGGACGAGCCAGCCAGCCCCGTTTCCTCTGGAGACCATGACTCTGAGAAAAGGGCTTCTCCGTCACCCTCTGACTCTCACAAAGCTCTGATTGAAGACCTGATGTCTCCGCACTCTGatgagcaaacagagcaggatGATGAAATGGAGATTTCAGAGTCGGACGAAGGTAACGGTAAAGAATCTTGCAAGGAAGCGAAGACTGACTCATGTGAGAACTTGGCACAACCCGGCTCACCCCCTGCTGAAGAGGCGGAGGACGATGTGGCTGAACCAGAAACAACAGCTTTTGAGGAATCTGATATAAAAAAGTTTGGATCAGATGAGCCCTCATTAGTTCATAATTCGGGGGAAGGAACCAAGGAGGGCAGTCCATCCAAGGATGACACAAATGTTGTCCCCATGGACTGCAGTTCGCCCATGAGTGAGCAAGGCAACAGTGCCATTTTGGAACTGCCGAAGGAGAGCGCCgacccagctgctgcaggaaccCCTCCTTCTGAAAGCCAAGTTGCTAAGGACGAGAGCGGCAAGGACCAAgggcagagggaaaagagcCAAGAGAGGAGAAACGGCAGGCAGCGGCGCTCTCGCTTCCACTCCCCAACCTCCACCTGGAGGGACTCCAAGCGAGAACCATCCAGGCGCTCGCGGTCTAGAGAGCGCGATGGCAGCCCGCCCTCGCGGTCTAGAGAGCGCGATGGCAGCCCACCCTCGCGGTCTAGAGAGCGCGATGGCAGCCCACCCTCAAGGTCTAGAGAGCGCGATGGCAGCCCACCCTCGCGGTCTAGAGAGCGCGATGGCAGCCCACCCTCAAGGTCTAGAGAGCGCGATGGCAGCCCACCCTCAAGGTCTAGAGAGCGCGATGGCAGCCCTCCCTCTAGCCACTCTTCCCGAGCTcgcagcagagaaagagacagggaCCGGGACGGCGAGAGAGACTATTCTAGGAGGGAGCGTAGTcgtgagaggaggagacggcggTCGAGGAGTCGTTCCAAATCCAGGTCCCGCTCTCGGTCCAGGTCTCGATCCAGAACAAGGTCTCACAGACGGGGTCCCAGCCCCGAATGGCCAACTTCTAGAGAGCAATCTCCGCAGAGGAAGGAGCGCAGAGGGGGATGGAGGTCGGGGCAGGGTAGCAGTTCTGGTGGTGAGGGACGAAGGTTTCAGGGAGGCGCTTGCCGCTCTGAAAATGGTGTGCCTACAGAAGGTTCCCCTGAACGCCAAGGCTGGTCGGAGAATCCTGACTGGGTTACAGAAAAGACTCGTGAAGCCGAGGGCAAGAAAGACTTTGGCTTCAGTGGCGGCTCTCGCTGGGAAGACAGGAACAGGGGGGAGACACGGGGTCGTGGAGGGTTTGAACGTGGCCGAGGCGCCGGGCGGGGCGGTGGCCACCGCAGCCTCTACAATCAGCAGGAGGAAACGTCTGACAACCGCTGGCAGTCCAGAAACAGCTTCTCAGGTACAGGCAACAATTCAGGGAACGACGCATACAGCCGCTACAATGAAAACCGGGGTGGTGGCCGGAGGAAAGACTCTGAGCAGGGCGACTCGATGCACGATCGGTCAGGATGGTCATCCGCATCCAGCTGGGCTGTCAGGAGGACGCTACCTGCTGACGTTCAGGACTACTActcaaagagggagagaggaggaccaggaggctGGAACCGAGtcgaggaggagcagcagcaacagccaGGATCAGCAG ATCCCCCCAAAAGTGATGCACCTCCCCAGACGGTCCCAGGTAATGCCCCGGTGCCTGTGATGAACGCGATTCCTCCTCAGCTAAATGTTCTTCACCATCACTACCCAATGCAGGGCCCGCGAGGAGCCCTGCCCGTCAGCCTGCAGCCTGCGGCACCGTATGGCATGCCGCCTCAGGTCCCCGCGCACCTCCACCCTGCCGTGCCACTGCTTCAGGTGCCCGCTGTCGGTGCTCAGggcctcccgcctcctcccccgccgCCCCCACCCATGCAGCAAGGCAACCAGACGGCAGCAGCTCACCCTGATGGCCACATGACTCAG ATGGCGAGTACCATGATGGGTTATGGGAAATCTGCCCTGCTTCCCACCCCTACCAAAGCTGGCGTAGTCTCAGCGACCCAGGGACAGCCAGCACCCAGCCAGGTGCTCCCATCCTCCACAACTCAGCCTGGCTATAACAGGGCTCACGCCGACagctccaaaaaagaaaag AAAATACAGATCCAAGAGAGAGCTGTAAATGAAGTGAAGAATGCCATTAAACCTTATTACCAAAAGAAGGAAATCACCAAGGACGAGTACAAGGAGATAGTCCGCAAAGCAGTGGAGAAG GTGTGCCACAGCAAGAGCGGCGAGGTGAACTCCAGCAAGGTGGCCAACCTGGTGAAGGCCTACgtggacaaatacaaacacGCCCGCAAGAAGTGA
- the slc38a2 gene encoding sodium-coupled neutral amino acid transporter 2: MKQCTARTEMDFLNQYHEEDNSSSNSTECTYQDCSKKVPLGGQCPDLDAESQKFLPENNLGKKKYETEYHQGNASFGMSVFNLGNAIMGSGILGLSYAMANTGIALFVILLVAVAIFSLYSVHLLLKTANEGGALVYEQLGYKAFGLPGKLAASFSITMQNIGAMSSYLYIVKYELPIVIQTFLGETNGEWYTNGDYLVLLVTLFIILPLSLLRNLGYLGYTSGLSLLCMVFFLIVVIIKKFQIPCPLPDDLHAVNETMSKVLNATLSQLNATAVDYSEDTCKPKYFVFNSQTVYAVPILTFAFVCHPAILPMYEELKDRSRGKMQGVANVSFLAMFIMYLLAALFGYLTFNIHVEPELLHTYSKFFKSDVILLIVRLAVLTAVTLTVPVVLFPIRTSINQHLSSSKEFSWIRHTIITIVLLASTNALVIFVPTIRDIFGFIGASAAAMLIFILPSAFYIKLVKKESMKSVQKIGATAFLLCGLFVMIGSMTLIIMDWIHNATAVPDTPANGH, from the exons atgAAACAGTGCACTGCCAGAACGGAGATGGACTTTTTGAACCAGTATCACGAGGAAGACAACAGCAGCTCCAACAGCACCGAGTGCACTTACCAGGACTGTTCGAAGAAAGTCCCACTGGGCGG CCAATGCCCCGACTTAGACGCGGAGAGTCAAAAATTCCTCCCGGAGAACAACCTGGGAAAGAAGAAGTATGAGACTGAATAT CACCAGGGCAATGCCTCCTTCGGCATGTCCGTCTTCAACCTGGGCAACGCCATCATGGGCAGTGGCATCCTGGGTCTGTCCTATGCTATGGCCAACACTGGCATCGCCCTCTTTGT GATTCTCCTCGTGGCTGTTGCCATCTTCTCCCTGTATTCTGTCCACTTGCTGCTGAAGACGGCCAATGAAGGAG GGGCACTTGTGTACGAGCAGCTGGGTTACAAAGCCTTCGGGTTGCCGGGGAAACTGGCCGCTTCCTTCTCCATCACCATGCAGAACATCGGAG CCATGTCGAGCTACCTCTATATCGTCAAATACGAGCTGCCCATCGTCATTCAAACCTTTCTGGGAGAAACCAACGG GGAATGGTACACCAACGGAGACTacctggtgctgctggtgacGCTCTTCATTATCCTGCCACTCTCGCTGCTCCGGAACCTGg GTTACCTTGGTTACACAAGTGGTCTGTCCCTGCTGTGCATGGTGTTTTTCCTGATTGTG GTGATCATCAAGAAGTTCCAGATCCCATGCCCGCTGCCCGACGATTTACACGCTGTGAACGAGACCATGAGCAAAGTGCTGAACGCCACCTTGTCCCAGCTGAACGCCACCGCCGTGGACTACAGCGAGGACACCTGCAAGCCAAAGTACTTTGTCTTCAACTCCCAG ACTGTCTATGCTGTTCCCATCCTGACCTTCGCCTTTGTGTGCCACCCGGCCATCCTGCCGATGTACGAGGAGCTGAAAGA CCGTTCCCGTGGAAAGATGCAGGGCGTTGCCAACGTGTCCTTCCTGGCCATGTTCATCATGTACCTGCTTGCCGCCCTCTTTGGATATCTGACATTCAACA TCCACGTGGAGCCCGAGCTGCTGCACACCTACTCCAAATTCTTCAAGTCTGACGTGATCCTGCTGATTGTCCGCCTGGCGGTGCTGACCGCCGTCACCCTCACCGTGCCCGTGGTCCTCTTCCCC ATTCGTACCTCCATCAACCAGCACCTTTCCAGCTCCAAGGAGTTCAGCTGGATCCGCcacaccatcatcaccatcgtccTGCTGGCCAGCACCAACGCCCTGGTCATCTTCGTCCCCACCATCCGAGACATCTTCGGCTTCATCGGCGCGTCCGCCGCCGCCATGCTCATCTTCATCCTGCCCTCGGCTTTCTACATCAAACTGGTCAAGAAGGAGTCCATGAAGTCGGTGCAAAAGATCGGG GCCACCGCCTTCCTCCTGTGCGGCCTCTTCGTCATGATCGGCAGCATGACCCTCATTATCATGGACTGGATCCACAACGCCACGGCCGTCCCGGACACACCGGCCAACGGACACTAA